A window of Brevibacterium ihuae contains these coding sequences:
- the argB gene encoding acetylglutamate kinase → MTRHHPTPAERLVRAQAKAETLTEALPWIKTFAGATIVIKYGGNAMVSHELQQAFADDIAFLRFAGLRPIVVHGGGPQITRMLERLQIPSEFRGGQRVTSPEAAEVIRMVLAGQVNREIVSRINMNGDAAIGLSGEDADLLLAVPTTTVVDGETVDLGRVGDIRKVNTQVLDELLDAGRVPVICSIAAELGGAADTPLNVNADLAAAAIAREMRADKLLMLTDVPGLYRDWPDKDSLISQITPDELRELLPRLDAGMIPKMTAALDAVDSGVRQAHIVDGRMAHSILLEIFTTQGIGTMVHEAAGSPQATMHDGHDGPDTPEETA, encoded by the coding sequence ATGACCCGCCATCACCCCACTCCCGCAGAGCGCCTCGTGCGCGCCCAGGCCAAGGCCGAGACCCTCACCGAGGCGCTGCCGTGGATCAAGACCTTCGCCGGTGCCACGATCGTCATCAAGTACGGCGGCAATGCGATGGTCTCGCACGAGCTCCAGCAGGCGTTCGCCGACGACATCGCGTTCCTCCGCTTCGCCGGGCTCCGGCCGATCGTCGTCCACGGCGGCGGTCCGCAGATCACCCGCATGCTCGAGCGCCTGCAGATCCCCAGCGAGTTCCGCGGGGGCCAGCGCGTCACCTCCCCGGAGGCCGCCGAGGTCATCCGCATGGTGCTCGCCGGGCAGGTGAACCGCGAGATCGTGTCGCGCATCAACATGAACGGCGACGCCGCGATCGGGCTCTCGGGGGAGGATGCCGACCTGCTGCTCGCGGTGCCGACGACCACGGTGGTCGACGGCGAGACCGTCGACCTCGGCCGGGTGGGCGACATCCGGAAGGTCAACACGCAGGTCCTCGACGAGCTCCTCGACGCCGGGCGGGTGCCGGTCATCTGCTCGATCGCCGCCGAGCTCGGGGGAGCGGCCGACACCCCGCTCAACGTCAACGCCGACCTCGCCGCCGCCGCGATCGCCCGGGAGATGCGCGCCGACAAGCTCCTCATGCTCACCGACGTGCCCGGCCTCTACCGCGACTGGCCGGACAAGGACAGCCTGATCTCGCAGATCACTCCCGACGAGCTGCGCGAGCTCCTGCCCCGCCTCGACGCCGGGATGATCCCCAAGATGACCGCGGCGCTCGACGCGGTCGACAGCGGGGTGCGCCAGGCGCACATCGTCGACGGCCGGATGGCGCACTCGATCCTCCTCGAGATCTTCACCACCCAGGGCATCGGCACGATGGTGCACGAGGCCGCCGGCAGCCCGCAGGCGACGATGCACGACGGCCACGACGGACCCGACACCCCCGAGGAGACCGCATGA
- the argF gene encoding ornithine carbamoyltransferase produces the protein MTRHFLKDSDLSPAELGEVLDLADALKADPYSRRSLAGPQTVAVIFDKTSTRTRVSFSAGVAALGGSPLIINPGESQLGHKESIADSARVLERMVAVIVWRTYAQSGLEEMAAHSRVPVVNALSDDYHPCQLLADLQTIREHRHTGSGNGLSGLTLAYFGDGANNMAHSYALAGANAGMHVRIAAPSGSHPAPAVLAEAEALAATTGGSVVVKTDPRAAAADADVLVTDTWVSMGQDDDGRSGEDSPFAAYRLDDDLHALSNDALVMHCLPAYRGQEITAELLDGPHSVVFDEAENRLHAQKALLTWLLEH, from the coding sequence ATGACCCGCCACTTCCTCAAGGACAGCGACCTCAGCCCCGCCGAGCTCGGCGAGGTCCTCGATCTCGCCGACGCGCTCAAGGCCGACCCGTACTCCCGCCGCTCGCTCGCCGGCCCGCAGACCGTCGCCGTGATCTTCGACAAGACCTCGACGCGCACCCGGGTGTCCTTCTCCGCCGGCGTCGCCGCGCTCGGCGGCTCGCCGCTCATCATCAACCCCGGGGAGTCGCAGCTCGGGCACAAGGAGTCGATCGCCGACTCCGCCCGCGTCCTCGAGCGCATGGTCGCGGTGATCGTGTGGCGCACCTACGCGCAGTCCGGGCTCGAGGAGATGGCAGCCCACTCGCGGGTCCCGGTGGTCAACGCGCTGTCCGACGACTACCACCCGTGCCAGCTCCTCGCCGATCTCCAGACCATCCGCGAGCACCGGCACACCGGGTCCGGCAACGGGCTCTCGGGCCTCACGCTCGCCTACTTCGGCGACGGCGCGAACAACATGGCGCACTCCTATGCGCTCGCCGGGGCCAACGCCGGCATGCACGTGCGGATCGCCGCACCCTCCGGCTCCCACCCGGCGCCGGCCGTGCTCGCCGAGGCCGAGGCGCTCGCGGCGACCACCGGCGGCTCCGTCGTCGTGAAGACCGACCCGCGGGCCGCGGCGGCCGACGCCGATGTCCTCGTCACCGACACCTGGGTGTCGATGGGACAGGACGACGACGGGCGTTCGGGCGAGGATTCGCCGTTCGCCGCCTACCGGCTCGACGACGATCTCCACGCGCTGTCGAACGACGCCCTCGTCATGCACTGCCTGCCGGCCTACCGCGGGCAGGAGATCACCGCGGAGCTCCTCGACGGGCCGCACTCGGTGGTCTTCGACGAGGCGGAGAACCGGCTCCATGCCCAGAAGGCGCTCCTCACCTGGCTGCTGGAGCACTGA
- the argR gene encoding arginine repressor, which yields MAAAAPFDEGHAVSPATKTARQQLIVDLIRREAITSQSQLMQLLAARGMSVTQATLSRDMAEIGAVKVRTAAGSAYAVPGEGGDRSLQAAADGEVLDAKLPRLLEELLVSVTSAEQLVVLRTPPGAAQYLASALDRSVIPGVLGTIAGDDTVLVITGDVSRGEQLAGLLLTLAADGA from the coding sequence ATGGCCGCCGCCGCACCCTTCGACGAGGGCCACGCCGTCTCCCCGGCGACGAAGACCGCCCGCCAGCAGCTCATCGTCGATCTCATCCGGCGCGAGGCGATCACCTCGCAGTCCCAGCTCATGCAGCTGCTCGCGGCCCGCGGGATGTCCGTGACCCAGGCGACGCTCTCGCGCGACATGGCCGAGATCGGTGCGGTCAAGGTCCGCACCGCGGCCGGCTCGGCCTACGCCGTGCCCGGCGAGGGCGGGGACCGCAGCCTGCAGGCGGCCGCCGACGGCGAGGTCCTCGACGCCAAGCTCCCGCGGCTCCTCGAGGAGCTGCTCGTCAGCGTGACGAGCGCGGAGCAGCTCGTCGTGCTCCGCACCCCGCCGGGTGCGGCCCAGTACCTCGCCTCCGCGCTCGACCGCTCGGTGATCCCCGGAGTCCTCGGTACGATCGCAGGAGACGACACCGTGCTCGTGATCACCGGCGACGTGAGCCGGGGGGAGCAGCTCGCCGGGCTCCTCCTCACCCTGGCCGCCGACGGCGCCTGA
- a CDS encoding acetylornithine transaminase, producing the protein MTTGFDADWRTHHSAAILPALGRPQRLLVRGEGVRVWDESGKEYLDLLGGIAVNALGHAHPALVEAVSTQVATLGQVSNYFASPPQIALAEKLLSVAGAPEGSAVYFCNSGAEANEAALKMSRRVAGGGRSKIVAVDGGFHGRTMGALAMTSKEAFRAPFAPGVPGVVHVPHGDVGALRREVDETCAAVVVEPIQGEAGVRRHPVGYLAAARKATREAGALLVLDEVQTGIGRCGSWFAFQDPELGEGIVPDAVTCAKGLGGGLPLGAVVTFGRETTGLLVPGQHGSTYSGNPIATAAGLAVLTTIESAGLLARVRERGDRFAARLAALDGVSEVSGVGLLRAAELTAGNAKAVAEAALDAGFIVNPVTDTRLRIAPALIIDDADLDRFLDALPSILDTAGGTAS; encoded by the coding sequence ATGACGACCGGCTTCGATGCGGACTGGCGCACCCATCACTCGGCGGCGATCCTGCCCGCGCTCGGCCGCCCGCAGCGCCTCCTCGTGCGCGGCGAGGGTGTGCGCGTGTGGGACGAGTCCGGGAAGGAGTACCTCGATCTCCTCGGCGGGATCGCGGTGAACGCGCTCGGCCATGCCCATCCCGCCCTCGTCGAAGCGGTGTCCACCCAGGTCGCGACGCTCGGCCAGGTGTCGAACTACTTCGCCTCGCCGCCGCAGATCGCGCTCGCCGAGAAGCTCCTCTCCGTCGCCGGGGCCCCGGAGGGCTCCGCCGTCTACTTCTGCAACTCCGGCGCCGAGGCGAACGAGGCGGCGCTCAAGATGTCGCGGCGCGTGGCCGGCGGCGGCCGGTCGAAGATCGTCGCCGTCGACGGCGGCTTCCACGGCCGCACCATGGGGGCGCTCGCGATGACGAGCAAGGAGGCGTTCCGCGCTCCCTTCGCCCCGGGGGTGCCCGGTGTCGTCCACGTCCCCCACGGCGATGTCGGGGCGCTGCGCCGCGAGGTCGACGAGACCTGCGCGGCCGTCGTCGTCGAGCCGATCCAGGGCGAGGCCGGGGTGCGCCGCCATCCCGTCGGCTATCTCGCCGCCGCCCGCAAGGCGACCCGCGAGGCCGGCGCCCTCCTCGTGCTCGACGAGGTGCAGACCGGGATCGGGCGCTGCGGCTCCTGGTTCGCCTTCCAGGACCCCGAGCTCGGCGAGGGGATCGTCCCCGACGCCGTCACGTGCGCCAAGGGCCTCGGCGGCGGACTCCCGCTCGGCGCGGTCGTGACCTTCGGACGGGAGACCACCGGCCTGCTCGTGCCGGGCCAGCACGGCTCGACCTACAGCGGCAACCCGATCGCCACCGCCGCCGGGCTCGCGGTGCTCACCACGATCGAGTCCGCCGGGCTGCTCGCCCGGGTGCGCGAGCGCGGCGACCGGTTCGCCGCGCGGCTCGCCGCGCTCGACGGCGTGTCCGAGGTCTCCGGCGTCGGTCTGCTGCGCGCGGCCGAGCTCACGGCGGGGAACGCGAAGGCGGTCGCCGAGGCCGCGCTCGACGCCGGCTTCATCGTCAATCCGGTGACCGACACCCGGCTCCGCATCGCCCCGGCGCTCATCATCGACGACGCGGACCTCGACCGCTTCCTCGACGCCCTGCCCAGCATCCTCGACACCGCAGGAGGGACCGCATCATGA